ATCATGATATTTGTTGCTATTCCTAAATCCAAGACGTTGAATCGTCCCGGCCTAGGCTGCTCCGATACGCTGTGAAACCTGCCGGCTGACGGCCAGAAGTTCCTCGGCAGCGGCATTGTTCCAGTCGACCTTGAAGCGGCGCTCCGGCCCCAGGATGGTAAGGGCCGCCGCGAGGTTGTTGCCGGCATCGAAAACCGGCGCACTCATGGCGTTGATTGAAGCCAACTGATTGCCGCGCACCAGGGACATGCCTTGTTGCCGAACCTGGGCCAGGGCGGCCTCGACTTCGTCGGGGCTGCGGCCGTCCATCTCGGCGGCGATGGGCTGTTCGGTCCAATGGCGGGGCAGGAAGGCGGAGAAGACCAGGCCGGTGGCCGAGTCCAAAAGGCTGAGCACCGATCCCATGCGCAGGTTGACGGCGAAGGGCCGGTGGCTCTCCTCCCAACGCACGACGGTGGGACCGGCGGCGCCCCAGACGGCCAGCAGCGCGGTCTGTTCGGTGCGCTCCCTGAGTTCGGCGATGGCGGCACCGGCGACGCGGTAGGCATCCAGTTGCCTGAGCGCCGAGAGACCCACCTTCAGGGCCAGGGGGCCGAGCCGGTAAAGGCCGCCGGCACCGTCCTGTTCCACCATGCCGGCGCGGCCCAGGCTGACCAGATAGCGGTGCACCTTGGCCGAAGGCATGTCCAAGCCCTGGGCCAGATCGCGCAGCATCATCGGCTTGTGGGCATCCGCGAGCACGGTCATGATGCGCAGACCGATTTCCACGGATTGCACGCCGAACTGGGTCTTGCCCGCCTTCCCCTTGATCGGCTGCTGGGCATTCATTTGCCATACCTGTGCCACGTCTCACGAGCTTGACGTCGAATATTATGGATTATACGATCAATTACGGGAAATATAACAGGCATGACATAGCCGCCACAAGGCAGGGTGCAAGACGGCGGCCGCGGAGGTGACACGATGCGACTGGGGATGGTCATCGACCTGAAGCGCTGCATGGCCTGTTACGGCTGTCAGATTTCCTGCAAGGCCGAGCACGGCACGCCGCCCGGCGTCTTTTTCGCCCGCGTGCTGAAGCGAGAGGAAGGAAAATACCCGACGGCGCGGCAGCTGTTTCTGCCGGTTCTCTGCAACCACTGTGACGACGCGCCCTGCGTCGACGTCTGCCCCACCGAGGCCAGCCATTACGCCGAGCATGGCATCGTCGACATCGATGCCGATCTCTGCGTCGGCTGCCGCACCTGCATGATGGCGTGCCCGTATACCAATCGCTATTTCAACGGCGAGCCCGCCAACTATTTCGGCGAGGCCGGCCCGACGCAGTACGAGCGCGCCCAGGCCGGGCGCCATCAGGAAAACGTCGTGATGAAGTGCAATTTCTGCCGCCCGCGCTTGAACCAGGGCCTGGATCCGGCCTGCGTCAGCAACTGCCCGGCCAAGGCCCGCATCTTCGGCGATCTCGACGATGCACAGAGCGAGGTCTCCCAGTTGATCAAGGACCGCGGCGGCTTCACCCTACATCCCGAGGCCGGCACCGGTCCCAACGTCTATTATCTGGCACCCTGAGGCGACCATGGGCAACCAGCGCTACGATCAACTGATCACCGATCTGCGCGGCGATTACCGGCCGCAGCGCGAGTGGGGCGTGGGCAGCGGCATCCTGATGGTCATCGGCCACTTCCTGGTCGGTATCGCCGGCGGCACCTGGGTGCTGGCCACCATCTACGACGCCTCCGCCGGGCTGGTTGTGGCCTTTGTGCTGGGTGGCATCGGCGCCCTGGCTCACCTGGCCTACCTGGGCTGGCCGCGCCGCGCCTTGGGCATGATGCGGCACTGGCGGACCTCGTGGGTGTCGCGCGGCTTTACCGGTTTTGCTTTGTTCCTGGTGGGCGGTACCGTCAGCCTGGGCATCGAGTTGTTCCTGGCACCGGGCGCGTCGGGCGCCCTGGCCGCGCTGGCCATGGTGGCCAAGGCGGTGGCCATGGTGGGCGCCATCATCATCATCGGCTACATGGGGTTTTGCTACACCGCCTCCAAGGCCATCCCCTTTTGGCACTCGCCGCTGCATCCCGCCCTCTACATCGCCTACGCCTTTCGCGGCGGCATTGCCGTGCTGCTGGTCATCGCCGCCATCGTCGCCGCCGATGCCGGCCCCTGGCTGTTGCAGTTCTGGGTCGGCGTCACCGCCATCGTGGCGCTCTTTTTCGCCCTGGAGATCCAGGGCGCCCTGGCCAGCGGCGACGTGGCCGCGCGCTGGTCGGTGCGCGACATCCTGGCCGGCCGCCTGGCGCTCTTGTTTTACGGCGGCACCCTGGTCGTGGGCCTGGTCGTGCCGCTGGTCACGCTGGCCGCCGGCACGGTCAATTCTCCGGCCGCCATGGCGGTTATCGGCCTGGCTTCGGCGGCCGGCGACTTCTTCATGAAGCTGGCCACCGTCCGCGCCGGGGTCTACCGCCCCCTGGTGCTGCCCCAGCAGCGCCGCCAACGGGCCTAACGCAGCGCATAGTCGGCCACATCGGCCCCGGCCTCGATAGCCGCAACGACGATCTCGGCACAAGCTTTGGCGTCCGAAAGGGCGTGGTGGTGATCGAGTTCTATGTCGTGATAGGCACAGACGTCGGAGAGCTTGGTGGGCCGAATGCCCCAAACGCCACGGGCCAGGCGAACCGTGCAGAGGAACGCCTGATCGGGCGGATCGATGCCCGCGGCGGTGCAGCACGACGACAGCACGCCGCGATCGAAGCCGGCATTGTGAGCCGCCAGGAAATCGGCACCAGCGATGAACTCGGCGATTTCCGGCCAGCGTTCCGCGAACGTCGCTTCGGCGCGCACGTGCTCCCAGGTGATGCCATGCAGATAGGAGAAACGAAACCTCTCTCGCGGCGGCCGGATGAGAAAGTAAAGGATGTCCTCGACCACACCGCCCACCAGCCGCACCAGGCCCAGCGCACAGGCACTGTCGCGGCCGTAGTCCGCGGTCTCGAAATCGAGGGCAACGATGTTCATGAAGGTATCGCTTGGGATCAAAGCGCCAGAGTCAAGCTTGTACCTGGCGCCTGACCGTGTCAGTTTCACTCCATGGCTGCCAGCTCATACCGGAACAAAACCCTCGAGCCCGGCGCGCGCTTCGAGAAGGTGGGCCAAGTCAAAAGTGTCTGGATCGTCAAACGCCTCGTCAGCCTGCCCACCCAGCCGCCACACGTCGACATCCAACTTGAACGCGACCGGCACGAACGCCGCGTGCTGGCCGCCACGGTGCTCTCCGATAACGCCCGCTACCGGCGGATCTAGGGCTAAAGATTCCCCAGGCGCTCCACCAGCAGATCGAAAAATCCCTCGGCATCGACCTGGCCGATGACCAGGGCGTTGGGCTCGCGCCCCGTCACTTGCCACCAGTCGACGACGCTGGCACCGCGGGTCAGTTCGGACTCGGTTTCGATGTCCACGTGGCAACGCCGGCCGCTGAAGAGTTCCGGCTTTAAGAGCCAGGCGATCACCGTCGGATCGTGCAGCGGGCCGCCGTCGAAGCCGTATTTTTCGGCATCGTATCGTTCCGAGAAGAGCAGCATTTCGCACACCGCCTGGGCCGCCGGCGAGCCCAGCGCGGCGATGCGTTGCATGCGCGCCCGGGTGGTCAGCGCCTGGTGGGTAACATCGAGCGGCAGCATGACGATGGGCACGCCCGACGCCATCACGTACTGCGCCGCCTCGGGGTCGACGTAGACGTTGAACTCGGCCGAGGGTGTGATGTTGCCCTGGGCGAAATAGCCGCCGCCCATCATCACCAACTGGCGGAGCCGCCCGGCCAAGGACGGCTCCCGCGTCAGCGCCAGGGCGACGTTGGTGAGCGGCCCCAGCGTACACAAGGTAAGGCTCCCCGGCTCTTCGCGGCCGATAGTCTCAACCAGGAAATCGACGGCGTGACCGGGCTGCAGGGCCATGGCCGGCGCGGCCAACGAGGGCCCGTCGAGGCCGCTCTTGCCGTGCACATGCTCGGCCGTGACCAGCGGCCCCGCCAACGGCCCGTCGGCACCGGCGAAGACCTTGATATCGGGCCGCCCGGCCAGCTCGCAGACCATGCGGGCGTTACGCGAGGTAAGCTCCAGCCCCACGTTGCCGGCCACCGTGGTGATGCCCAGGACCTCGAGCTCGGGACTGCCCAGCGCCAGCAGGATGGCCACGGCATCGTCCTGGCCGGGATCGGTGTCGATGATGATTTTCAAATCGTTATCTCCTCGACTTCGGCCAGCTCAGGCGCCGCGGCCGCGGCGCCCGGCCGGGTCGTGGCCAGGGCGCCGCAGGCGGCGGCGAAACGCACGGCCGCGCCGATCTCGTCGCCCCGCGCCAGGGCGAATGCCAGGCCGCCGTTGAAGCAATCGCCCGCCGCCACGCTGTCGACGGCACTGACGGCAAAGGGCGGCACGAAACCCTGCCCCTCGGGGGCGGCATAGTAGACACCCCCGGCACCCATGGTAACCACGGCGCTGGCCGGGCCCATCTGTTGCAGGCGCCGGGCCGCCTCGGCCGCCGCCTCGGGCGTCTCGGGCCTGAGCCCCACCAGGGCCTCGGTCTCGCCTTCGTTGGGTGTGACGATGTCCGTGGCTTGGAGCAAAGCCGCGGGAATCGAAGCCCCGGGCGGCACCGGTGCCGGATCGAGGATGACGCGGCCGCCGGCGGCCCGCACCCGGGCCGCGGCATGGGCGCTGGCAGCCGGCGGGATTTCCAGTTGCAGCAGCAAGATGCCGGCCCGGTCGAAGACCTCGGGCCAGAGATCTACATGGCTTTGCGTGAGCGCCAGGTTGGCCCCACCGACCACGGAAATGCAGTTCTCGCCGCCCTCGGCGACGGCGATCATGGCGATGGCGGTGTCGTGCTCGGGATCGGCCGCCACGTATTGGTCGGCCAATCCCAGCT
The nucleotide sequence above comes from Alphaproteobacteria bacterium. Encoded proteins:
- the nrfD gene encoding polysulfide reductase NrfD; its protein translation is MGNQRYDQLITDLRGDYRPQREWGVGSGILMVIGHFLVGIAGGTWVLATIYDASAGLVVAFVLGGIGALAHLAYLGWPRRALGMMRHWRTSWVSRGFTGFALFLVGGTVSLGIELFLAPGASGALAALAMVAKAVAMVGAIIIIGYMGFCYTASKAIPFWHSPLHPALYIAYAFRGGIAVLLVIAAIVAADAGPWLLQFWVGVTAIVALFFALEIQGALASGDVAARWSVRDILAGRLALLFYGGTLVVGLVVPLVTLAAGTVNSPAAMAVIGLASAAGDFFMKLATVRAGVYRPLVLPQQRRQRA
- the rbsK gene encoding ribokinase, which gives rise to MNSEIVVLGSINMDFTVYGQRLPQPGETLHAERYAMALGGKGCNQAVAAHRLGGRVDLVGRLGDDVFGAMARRQITELGLADQYVAADPEHDTAIAMIAVAEGGENCISVVGGANLALTQSHVDLWPEVFDRAGILLLQLEIPPAASAHAAARVRAAGGRVILDPAPVPPGASIPAALLQATDIVTPNEGETEALVGLRPETPEAAAEAARRLQQMGPASAVVTMGAGGVYYAAPEGQGFVPPFAVSAVDSVAAGDCFNGGLAFALARGDEIGAAVRFAAACGALATTRPGAAAAAPELAEVEEITI
- a CDS encoding IclR family transcriptional regulator, with protein sequence MNAQQPIKGKAGKTQFGVQSVEIGLRIMTVLADAHKPMMLRDLAQGLDMPSAKVHRYLVSLGRAGMVEQDGAGGLYRLGPLALKVGLSALRQLDAYRVAGAAIAELRERTEQTALLAVWGAAGPTVVRWEESHRPFAVNLRMGSVLSLLDSATGLVFSAFLPRHWTEQPIAAEMDGRSPDEVEAALAQVRQQGMSLVRGNQLASINAMSAPVFDAGNNLAAALTILGPERRFKVDWNNAAAEELLAVSRQVSQRIGAA
- a CDS encoding 3'-5' exonuclease; its protein translation is MNIVALDFETADYGRDSACALGLVRLVGGVVEDILYFLIRPPRERFRFSYLHGITWEHVRAEATFAERWPEIAEFIAGADFLAAHNAGFDRGVLSSCCTAAGIDPPDQAFLCTVRLARGVWGIRPTKLSDVCAYHDIELDHHHALSDAKACAEIVVAAIEAGADVADYALR
- a CDS encoding 4Fe-4S dicluster domain-containing protein, whose amino-acid sequence is MRLGMVIDLKRCMACYGCQISCKAEHGTPPGVFFARVLKREEGKYPTARQLFLPVLCNHCDDAPCVDVCPTEASHYAEHGIVDIDADLCVGCRTCMMACPYTNRYFNGEPANYFGEAGPTQYERAQAGRHQENVVMKCNFCRPRLNQGLDPACVSNCPAKARIFGDLDDAQSEVSQLIKDRGGFTLHPEAGTGPNVYYLAP
- a CDS encoding nucleoside hydrolase — its product is MKIIIDTDPGQDDAVAILLALGSPELEVLGITTVAGNVGLELTSRNARMVCELAGRPDIKVFAGADGPLAGPLVTAEHVHGKSGLDGPSLAAPAMALQPGHAVDFLVETIGREEPGSLTLCTLGPLTNVALALTREPSLAGRLRQLVMMGGGYFAQGNITPSAEFNVYVDPEAAQYVMASGVPIVMLPLDVTHQALTTRARMQRIAALGSPAAQAVCEMLLFSERYDAEKYGFDGGPLHDPTVIAWLLKPELFSGRRCHVDIETESELTRGASVVDWWQVTGREPNALVIGQVDAEGFFDLLVERLGNL